GTTCTTCCTGTACTACCTCGGTTCGCCGTCGTTCTACCTCGAAGCCGTGTTCTGGCTCGTGGTGGTCGGCGCCGCCCTCGTCGAGTGGTACAGCGGGGGGACACCGCTCGGCGAACGGTCCGGCTAGGCCAGTCGGCCCGCGAAAGCTATGCGGCCACGGCGGTTACGAGGGGATATCCCTCGATGGACCACTTCCTCGCCGACCTGCTCGACGCCCTGGTACGGCTCGACGCGGTCACCATGGAACGCATCGTCGCGTGGCGGAGCCCGCTCGCGACCAAACTGCTGACCTCGGCGACAGGGCTCGGCTCCGCGACGGCGGCGCTCGTCTTCGTCGGGGTCTGCTATCTCGCCGGCTGGGACGAGGAGTACCGCCACGCGCTGGTCGGGCTGGCGCTCTCGGGCGTCGTCGTCGGCACGCTCATGCTGACAATCGCGCGCCCGTTTCCCCCGCAGCCGGTCTGTCTGACCGGTGGGAGCGAGACAGTTGCCACGTCGTTCCCCTCGGGCCACGCCGCCGCCGTCACGGTGTACGCCATGACCGCCCGGCGCTCGGAGACGCTGCCAGCCGGCGTCGTCACGGCACTTGCGGGCGCCGTCGCGTTCTCCCGAATCTATCTCGGCACCCACTACCTGACCGACACCGTCGTCGGCGTCGCCATCGGTATCGCGGCGTTCCTGCTGGCCGAGCAGCTGCTGGCGCGAGTCGACGTGACGGCACTGGAGCGGCGTGCCAGCGAGGCCGTCGGGCGGGAGTGACCACCCGTGGGGCACCGAGCCGGCGCTGGGCGTATTCGCCGCCGCGGCGTCTGGGAAAGGGAACCACAAAAGAGCGCAGTTCTGTGCGCCGTCTACGGCGCGAGGTCGAATTTCTCTGCGGCGGTCTCCATGTCCTTATCGCCCCGGCCACAGAGGTTCACCAGAAGGGTGTCGTGACGGTCTTCCTCGGCGAGTTTGATGGCGAGCGCGATGGCGTGGCTCGGTTCGAGCGCCGGGATGATACCCTCCGTCTCGCTCAGTTCGCGGAACGCGGCGAGCGCCTCCTCGTCGGTGACGCCGTGGTACTCGGCGCGGCCAAGCGACTGGAGCGCGGCGTGTTCCGGACCGACCGCCGGGTAGTCGAGCCCGGCGCTGACGGAGTGGTTCTCCGTCTCCTCGTCTATCATCTTCGTCTTCATCCCCTGGAAGACCTGCGGGTCGTCCTGTTCCGTCGCTGTGAGCGCCGCCGAGTGCTGGCCCGAATCGAGCCCCTTCCCGGCCGGTTCGGCTCCATAAAACGCCACATCGTCCTCTTTGAACGCGTGGAACAGCCCGATGGAGTTCGACCCGCCACCCACGGCGGCGACACACGCGTCCGGCAGGTCACCGTGCATGTCCTGTATCTGCTCGCGGGCCTCACGGCCGATGACCGACTGGAACTCACGGACCATCCGCGGGAACGGGTCCGGGCCGACGGCGCTCCCGACCAGGTAGTGGGTCTCCTCGGTGTTCTCGACGAGGTCCTCCATCGCGGCGTCGACGGCCTCGGCCAGCCCCTCGTTGCCCCGCGCGACCGGCTCGACGTCCGCGCCCATCAGTCGCATCCTGAAGACGTTCATCCGCTGTCGACCGATGTCCTTCCGGCCCATGTACACCGTCGTGTCCATGTCCAGCAGCGCGCCGACCATCGCCGTCGCCGTGCCGTGCTGGCCGGCCCCCGTCTCCGCGATGAGGCGCTCCTTGCCGGCCCGTTTCGCCAGCAACGCCTGCCCGAGCGTGTTGTTGAGCTTGTGCGCGCCGCCGTGGAGCAGGTCCTCGTGCTTGAAGTAGATGTCCGCACCGTAGCGTTCGCTGAGCGTCTCGGCGTAAAACACCGGTGTCGGCCGGCCGGCAAAGTGTTCCAGCAAGTACTCGAACTCCTCGCGGAACTCCGGGTCGTCTTTGAGGTCGTCGAACGCCTCGGCCAACTGAGCGAGCGGTTCTTCGAGCGGTTCCGGGACGTGTCGGCCACCGAACTCTTCGAATTCGCCGGGTGAAGGCATGTCAGCTACTGATTGGGCTGTGGGCTAAAAGCTACTGCCGAGTGAGTCCGGTATTACACGCTCCGCCTGCCGTTCTAACCGCTCGCCGGGGTCGAGTTCCAGTATACCTGTTCGGGGAAACCCCGAAGCGGCGCCGCCGAACGTTACTCCGGTTGCCACGAGGTGATAGTGGCTTCCGACGACCAGTAGTTCTGGTACTGCGGACAGAACTTCTGGTTGGTGAACCCGTCGTATTTGCCCCACCCCTGCGCGCGGAAGCCGACCGGTGGCTTGAGACCCATCAGCAGGAAGCAGTCCCGAATCTGGTAGGCAAGATGCGAGACCACGTAGTGATGGAACGACTCGATTTCCGCCGGGTCGAACGCCATCAGTTCAATCGTGGCATCGGGGTCGCGTTCCAGTGGGTCCTCACCGCGCACCGTCCGGTCGCTTCCTAACCCGTCGTTGTGGATGTAGTGTAGCCCAGAGACGGCTTCGATATCAAAGTCGAGCGCGTCGAACGTGTCGGTGGCGAGTGTCTCCTTGTCCGGAATCGCCGGCGAATCCGAGTCCCCCTCGAACCGACCGAGGAACTGGTCCAGCACCGGCGGGTCGAATTCGGTCGGGTCTTGACGGAGATAGATATCCTTGGAGTAGACCAGCGGGTCATCAGGATCGACATCGTCGAACGGTAGCTCGACTGTCTGTCCGTCGCCGTGACTCTCGATTTGAGCCTGTAGGTCCCCGAACAACTCGGTGAACTCTGATTCGGACAAGGAGACGACGGCCGCGAGGGTCGCTGCAATTCGGTCCGGGTTGCTCGTCGGCGGCACTGTATCATGCCCCCGCTCGCGATAGGCGTACCACTTCGCGTAACGGCGAGCCTGACTTCCGTATTCGGTTTCCTCTATGGTACGACCTTCCGGCTTGTCAGCGTATCCGTCCTGATCGTGGTACTTGATTTCGCCGTCGAACTCTATCTCAAAGACGTGTTCAATATCGTTATTGTCGATTACACTCAAACCGACACGCTCGTCATTCTCGCCTGTAATGTGTCCATCCATTTTCAGTCTCTCCTGCTTTTACCGACACCCTGCGAGTCAGAGGTTTCAGTCTGCCATTCGCCTTGTTCAACCTGCCGTCGAATCTGCTCGGCACGGTCATCGAGCGAGCCACTGGTCCGGTCCCACAGCTCGCGGAGCGTGACTTCGGCAACTTCGACGCCGATAATCGCTGGTCCGAGTTTGAGGCCCAAGATACCCTTGATGACGTTCCAAGAGAGTTCTTCCCAGTAGCTCGGGTCGATATTCCCTTTTAAGGCTTCCCGCTGGTCATCTGTCAGCGCGATTTGGTCGAGGTCTTCGCTGATTGCCGAGGAAAGCGAACGAATCTCTGCTCCGAGGTCCTTCGGTTTGTCTGCCAGCGTTCCGAGCGATGTCTCGGTCTCCATTCCCGGATGCGAATCAGTGTCGGTAGACCGAGATTGATCCATCTCGCCACGGGCGATGGCCGCGTCGACTTCTGCCTCAGTGAGTTCGCTTTCTTTGTTACCTCTCTCGATGATGTCCTGCGCGACATTGTGGAGGAAACTGATTCGGTTGGCGTTCTGTGACTCCCGGAATTCGCCCACCTCGCCGGATTCGTTCTCGGCCTCGAACAGCGCAAGCGCATGGAACACCTTGTCTTCTGCCAACCGCTGCACGTGCACGTCCGAACCGCGCATCCCCGGCACACCGATTACACCACCCCGCATCACCCGCTCGGCCGTTTGTTCGGCCTGCCGTTCTAACCGCTCGTCGGGGTCGATTTCCAGTGTCCCGGATTGGGGTAGCATCGAGACGGCACCCCCCGTTTGCTGTCTCACGTGCGCTAACTCGTGGGCCAGCACGTGCTGTCCCTCCGGAGTTTCGGGGTCGTACTCACCGGTGTTGAACGCGACGTGATTCCCGACGGTAAAGGCCCGTGCGTTGATATCATTGCACGCTTTGGCCGCTTGCGGTCCGGTGTGGATGCGCACGTCGCCCAGACTGTCGCCCATTCGCTCCTCGATGGCCTCCTGAATCGAATCGTCCAGCTGCCGGCCCGGTGACCCGATTACGTCCCGAACGCTGTCGGGCACACCGGCGTCGCCGGCTTTCGGCGAGTCCAGATGGGCGTCCCGCGAGCGCTGGACAGAGCGGGCGTTCTGCCGCTCGACGTTCCATGGCACTTGGGGCGGGCGCTCGCGCTGGCGCTCGCGGAACTGCTCCATGTCCCGGGGTTTGCCCATCGTCTCGACGGTCATCCCCTCGTCGGCCCAGCGGCGGACCTTCCCGGCGCCGTGGCTGTCGACCAGCCGCTGGACCTGGACTTCCTGACCGTCCCGGTACGGCTCGAACCCACAGAGGTCCGCCGCCTCTTGGCGGGAGAGCGTCGGCCCCCGGCGCGTCGACGACCCGCCGTCGTCGTCCCGCCAGTCCGGATACCTGTCGTAGTCGAACGAGGACGCCGCCTCGTAGCGGGTGTCACCGCGCGAGGACGCCGACTGGTCGCTTCGGGACGCACTCTCCCGCTCGGTCCGGAATCCCATCGTTGGCCGTTTTTCACACCGGCCGCATATAATTATTATTCAATCTCCAGTCGTAGAAAGAGCAGTGGTGGTCAGGAGTCCGAGGCCTGCTCTCCGGGCCGGGGCGTGAGGACGGTGTCCTCGCCCAGCGACGCCTCGCCCATGGCGAAGGTCCGGGAGGTGAGGCCGGTGTTGATACCGAGAAAGGAGTTCTCTCCGAGCGCGAACTCCCCCTCGATAGAGACGACGGTGCCCTCGACGTGGGCCGGCCGCTCGGTATCGACGATATCCTGAACCATCCGGGTCTGTTCGTCGGTTTCGAGCGCGTCACAGAAGACGGCAAAGGAGCGGCCAGCCGAGAGGAAGTCGCCGTACTGGCGGTCCACGACGGCGTCGTCGATACTGTCGAGGTCGGTCCGCTCGATGAAAAAGAGGCGATAGTCGGAGCCATCGTCGGCCGCGACGGGGCCGGTCTCGCCGGTGCCGTCGGTCGCCGACGGGTTCGCGTGGCGGAGGTAGAGGCGAATCAGTTCGAGCAGGCCCGCTCTCGTCCCGCGCTTGCGGTACAGTTCCGGCGCGCGGGCCAGCAGCTCCCGCCGGGCGCTCTCGGGCCACTCGCGGCCGATGTCCGCGGCCAGCCACCCCTCCAGCCACGACAGCGACTCGCTTGGAGCGCCGTGGGGGTCGAAGTACTCGCCGACGGACTCGATGGTCCGCTCGACGTCGACGAAGGAGGTCTCCATCACGGAGAGGAACTGTTCGAGGAAGGCCGCCGACTGCTGGTCCTCCTGATACAGCTCCGGCATGTGCCGGAGGTAGGAGGTCCGCGGACAGTACGCCCGGACGGCGTCGACCAGCGGCGAGGCGTCGGGCGTGCCGAGCAACTCGACGGCGACGTAGAGGTACCGACCGCTGGCGTCGTCGAGGAGGACGTCCTGTGGGTCTATCACCTCGCTGGTGGTCCACTCGTCGGCCGCCTGCGTCGCCAGTTCCGTCGTGGCCCGGTCCTGAAGTGACGCGACACTCGCCGGCGTCCACCCCGGAGCCATGAACGTCAGCGACTCCGGGTCGGCCGAGGCCAGCTCCCACACCGTTTCGACGCCGGCGTTGCGCAGCATCGCCGCGTTCCGGTCGGTCATCCCGTCGAAGCTGTCGGCGTCGAGCGACGACAACACCGGTTCGTCGGTCGCCAGATACCGGAGTCGGACCTGCGTGCTGGCCGACGAGCGGACGATGTCGAGGGTGACGCGGTGCCAGTCGATAGCCGTCGTCCCCGAATCGTACCGGAGGAAAGCGGTGCCGACGTGGCGGTCGTCCTCCGGGTGGGCCGCGTACTCGTGGACCTCCTCGAACCCGCGGCAGTGGCGTGACTCGCCGGCGACGACGTAGAGCGTCTGTGCGTCGGGGTCGCCGGCCTTGGCGACCATCTCCGTGGCCGCCCCCTCCAGAGCCACTCGTCTGTCGAACGCGCCGGTCGCAGCGTCGTAGACGAAGATGCCGTGGCCCGACCCGTCGTCGTACCGGCCGGAGACCACGGGCTGGTCGCCCAGGATGGTCAGACACGACGGGGTGAACGCCTCACCGTCGGCCTCGAACCCGGTGGCCCGCGTGGGGCCGTCTGCGTCCGGGCCTGCCTCGGGACGCCGAATCGAAGGGCCACCCTCGTCGTCGTCCAGCACGTAGGGCTCGCCGTCACGGACCGCGATGTCGAGCGGCGCGACGAGGTCGTCGGTCGCCACCGGCGAGGCGGTGCCGGCCCGGTCGACGGCGACGAGGTCGCCGTCGTCGAGGACGTAGATCGTCCCGTCGGCGTACGCCATCGCCGTCGGGTCCGTGAGGTCGGGTCCGAGCGTGCCGACGACGCGGTGGAGGTCCGTCGAGAGCGCCGTGATACTCCCGTCGGCGGCGTCACAGACGAACACGCGGTTGCCGCTGGCACAGATAGCGGTCGGCTCCGCGAGCGTCCGATCGGTGCGCTTGAGCAGGCGCTCGCGAGTCTCCGTCGTCGGGTCGTACTGGTAGACGCCGCCCTCGGTGCTGACGGTGTAGAGCGTGTCGTCCGGTGCGACGACCAGGTCGTGGACGCCGTCTCTGACGTCGAACCGGCGGGTCGTCGTCTGCGTCCTGAGAACGACTCCGCCGCCGGCCACCTCGACGTTGTCCATCACGCCGTCCGCCCAGTCCGTCTCACTCGTGGTCGTCGCGTACGAGAACTCCATCGCTACCGCCCCCCGTCGCCGGCCGCCATCGACAGCTCCGTCGTCACGTCGACGACGGCGAACAGCTCCCGCGGTCCGATGGCGATTGTGTCGTCTCTCGTCGTCCCGCCGTGGGCCGTGATATCCACGTCGGAGACGTAGTCGATACCGTCGAGGTCGGCCACTCGCTCCGCGATGTCGGCGGTCGACAGCGAGCGACCGAACGGCCAGCCCCCGGCTACGAGCGGGTGGACCAGCGAGTCGAGGGTCGCCCGCACGTCGGCCTCGTAACCGTCGTCGGTGTACCGAGGGTGGGCCTGCCCGGAGACGGTCACGTCCAGCCCGACGTAGGTCGGCCCCGTCACCGTCACGCGGTCCCCCAGCGTGGCGCGCTCGGTGACGTACTGCTCGACCGTGCCGAGAAAGCCCTCGCTGGGGGTCGGTCGGGGAACGTCCGGTGGTGCGTACGGGACCACGACGACAGTGACGGTCTCGCCGTCGACGACGACGTTGGTCTGGCCGACGCGGACCCCCGGCGTTCGGGCGGCCAGCGTCTCGTAGTCCGTTATCGTCACGCCTCGGTCGGGGGACCGGAGATCGCGTCGGAGACGCTCTACCGCCCCCGTGATCGTCTCCCGGTCGCGGCCGCCCGTCGCAGCACCGGCGGCCGCCACATCGAGGTCACCGAGCAGCGTCCCCCCATCGAGCGTCGTTCCGGGCGACTCGAACTGCCAGACGGCGTCGGGCGAGACACAGCCGTCCTCGCCGCCGCCGTAGACGTAGTCGGCGGTGACCGTCGCGTCGGCCGGCGGCACCCGCCCCTGTTCGCCGTCGCCGAAGGTGACCCGACCGGTCTCGCGGTCCAGCCGGTAGTGGGGGTCTGTCGGGCCGGACGCGTCGAAGTCGGCCACTTCGACGAAGGGCGCACCGTCGACCCGTATCTCAGCCGAGAACACCGGCGTGTGTTCCAGTTCGTAGGTCTGGCCGTTCAGCGCGGTCGGCTCGCCCAGTCCCGACACTTGCGAGAGCGTCTCGTCGCCGACGTGCACGCGGTGGCTCGCAGCGACCGTGTTCGGTTCGATGGCGTCCAGCTGGGGGGGTATCTCGTAGCCGGCCCGCTCGACGCGACAGCGAATCCAGACGTGCGCCGAGTCGGTCACGTCGAACGGAGCCCCGTCGTCCATCCGGGGCGCGTCGTCGGGCGCGAACAGTTCGATAGCGCCCCCCTCGTAGAGCGTCGTAGTTCGGTCCTCGGCGACAGTCAGGGGCCGCCATCCGTCGGCCCCGGGCGGCCGGTACGCCCACTGGAGGGAGACGGTCGGCTCGAAGTCGGGATCGCCCGGGTCGGCTGGCGTCGGCGCCGGGAGGTTCTCGTCGTGGTAGTTCGCGACCAGCGTGAGCGAGCGGCCCGCGGCGAACGGGTCCCCGTCGAAGCCGAGATACAGCTCGTCACCGCGTTCGACGGGGTTGCCGAAGGGGCGGTAGAACATGCCGTCGGTGTTGTTCTCCTGACTGTTGTCCGTCACGCCGTTCCGGTCGGCGGTGACGAGCCTCGCCAGCGAGGCGTCTGTCAACACCAGGTCGTGGTCCGTCTCGAAGCGGTAGCGTTCGTCGGTGCCGTCGGTGACCAGCAGGCGGCTCCCGGCCGGGAGCCGTTCGCCGGCGGCAGACGACGGCGGCGAGAGCACGACGGGGGCCGTCGCTGGCTCCTGTAACCGCCGGTGGTACCCCATCAACTGGAGGTACTTCTCGCGGTGGGCGTCGGTTATCTGGTCGAGCTGGTAGGTGTGTGTCTCGGTCACCCACGCGAGGACTTCGAGAATCGTGATACCCGGGTCGTGTGGATTGAAGTCCGTCCACTCCTCGGAGTAGGCCGGAATCAGCTTCTTGGCCTGTTCGAGATACGCCTCGTAATCCCTGTCGTCGAGGTTCGGTACGTCGATACCCATCCGTCAGTCCCCCATGGTCACTCGCAGGCGATGTGTACCGCTACAGACCAGCGTGTTCTGGGGGAGCGCCTCCTCGGCCTGCCGGCCTGTCAACGCCCGGCGTTCCCCGCTGGTTTCGACGTACGTAGTCACGTCGAGCGAAGCCGCGACTTCGGCGATACCGTCGATTCTCTCGACCAGCGTCTCGGGGTCGGGGAGCGTCCCGAACTCCCAGCCACCGCCGTCGCGCCCCGTCAGCGGGTGCAGATAGTCGTCGAGTTCCCGGCGGATACGCTGTTTCAGCAGCGAGACGCTCTTTACCGTCGGTGCGCGGACGGTCGCCTCGACCGATATCTCCGCGTATCCCGGCCCTCGGACGACGATATCCATCTCGTCGGACTCGACGACCGTCGCCGGCGCGTGGTCGGTGAGGGTGTCCCGGACCTGGTGTTTCAGCGCCATCGACGGGACGGGTTTATCCCGTTCGGTCTCCGGGACGATGATGACGGTCACCCTCGTCTCCCCGCCCGCCGCTGTCGTCTCGCACTTCACGGTCGAGAGCTCGCGGAACTCGGAGAGGGCGACCTGCTCGTAGTCGGCGGGCGTCACCGCTCGGCGGCGGTGTTTCAGCCGGTTAGCGGACCGCGAGACCAGTGCCTCGATAGACTCCGTGTCGGCGCCGCCGTCGGCCGACTCCGGGTTCGAGACGTCGTCGACGAGCGAGATGGGGCTTTTCAGGTCGGTAATCGTCCGGGCGTCGACGTTGCCGTCGCTGCCGCCCCCCGTGGTGTACGTCGCACGCACGTTGTCCTGTCCGCTGGGGGGTATCGCCCCGGCGTCACCGTCACCGAAGTCGACGGTGCCGAGCGTCTTGTTGACGACGTAGTGTCGGTCCGTCGGCCCCGAATCGAGGAAGTCGTCGACGCGCTGCCAGCGCACCCAGAACGCCGCGAGGTCGCCGCGTTCGTCGGACACCCGGTCGACCGCGTCGGGCCGGTCCGCCAGCAGGTCGCGTCGCTCGCCGGCCGACAGCGTCTCGGACTCGTCGACCCAGACGTCGATGCTCATCATGGGAGCGTGGGCACATCGAAACGACTGGTCGTGCGAGCCGTCCGAGGAGCCGAGCACCTCGTCCTCGACGGTCCGCTTGTTGTAGGCCCAGCGCGTGTTGAGATGGAGCCCTTCGAGCACCGGCGGGGCCGTGGTTCGGCTCGTTCGGTCGGCGGCGGTCTCGGCCGTCGCCGAGTCACGCGAGCCCTCGGCATCGTCCGGACGGTCGAACTCGTCCTGTGTCGTCCGCACCCGGATCCAGTGACGGCGCCGCCCGAACAGCTCGAACGCCGTCGTCTCCGACGGGACGGTCAGCGAGACGATGCCGCGCTCCGTGAACCCCCCGGTTCGGTCGCGGACGTCCAGTTCCGACCACGAGAACTCCGAGGGTGCCGTACAGTACTCCCACTCCATCCCCGGGTCGAACGACTGGGGGTAGGTCGTGTCCTCGACGGGAGCGAACAGGGTCAACGGACCGTCGCGGAGCGCGTCGTCGAACCCGAGATACAGTGTCTGGCTCGTGTCGGGGAGGTCACGGAACGGGACGTACGCCTCGGCGTGGTCGGTGAGGTCCTCGCTGTACGCGGCGTTGTTGTGCCGGAAGACGGCGTCGAACGGCTGGCCGCTGTGTTCGTAGTGGACCGTCACGTCGCCAAAGACCGGCGGGTCGAGGTCACCGTCGGTGCCGTCGAACCCCTCGACCTCCGGGACGTTCAGTCCCGGCTGACCGTAGTTGCCACTGACCAGCCGTGCCCGAACCCAGACGTTCTCGTGACCCGAGACGGTCGTCGCCTCGATGTCGTCGGGGACACTGAACGTGACGGTGCCGGCCTCGTGGAACGTGTCCGTGCCGTCCTCGATGTCGCCCAGTTGCACCCACCCCTCGCCGTTCCAGTACTCCCAGGAGAGCCGCGGCGCGCCGCCGAGGACGCCGACGTCCGTCCCCCGTCGTCCGGACGCCTCACCGTCGGTTGTCGTACCCCCCTCGCCGTCCGCGACGGTAACCGGACCGCCCGGCGGGGCGAACTCCAGCGTGGCGGTGCCGCCGGGTTTGGTGAACGCTTCCTCGCAGGCCACGTAGAACGCGGTCGGCGGCTGGGGCAGCTCGCCAAGCGGCTTGAGCGGCCCCTTCTCGGCCGACAGCGGCACGTCGTTCGACAGCATGAAGTCGGGATCGAGCCCCGAGGCGTCGTCCGTCTGGCCCGCGTGCAGCGACAGGTCACGCATCGACACCGAGAGGAGGTCCGCGTCGTCGTCGACGAGCCGACAGCGAAGCCAGCGGCTCTCGACGCCGTTTATCGTGTGTTCGACGACCTCGCCGGGGAGCTCGAAGGTGGCCTCGTAGGCCGACCCGTCGCTCGCCGTGTGCGCGCTCGCCGCCTGCGACCCCGCCCCGTCGTCACCGGCCTCGACCCGGTCTCGGAGTCGCTGTTTGTACGCTTCGATGCTGCTCTCGGCGGCGCGGTCCCGACCGGGCCGGGGCGGGCGGAGCCGGTGCCACCCCTCCTCGCCGGTGGCGTCCTCCCCGTAGTACTCCCAGACGACGGCCTCGGCGAAGGCGTCGTTGTCCACGTCGAGTTCGGCGGTGACGGCGAACGACGAGCCGGGGTTGAGAGTCAGCGTCTGCCCGCTGGCGACGTAGAGGTGGTGTTGCTGGTCGTCCGTCCCCTCGAACAGTTCGACTGCGTCGCCGTCGACGACCGCCGAGTGGTCGACGATACTGTCGGCCGCCGGGTCGACGGCGACGGCGTCGGTCAGCGTCGCCCCGGTCGCCTCGAACCCGCGGTCGCGCGGGAGCTCGAACAGCTGTGTGTCGTCACCCGACTCCGAGACGGCCTGTGTCCCGCCGGGGATGACCACGTTCCGGTCGAGGTCGTCGGGCACGTGGACGGTCAGCGGGACCCGAGCGGCCTTCGGCGGCCGTCGCTCGAAGCCCAGCACGTCCAGAAACGCGATCCGGTGTTTCTCCGGGACGCTGTTGAGCCGGTTGCGAACGTCGGCCTCGAACGTCGAGAAGATTCGGAGGAGCGTCCGGCCGGTGTCGGCCGTGGTCGGGTCCCACTCGTCCGTGTAGACGTCGGCCCGCTCCAGGAGAGCCTCGAACAGCGCCTCCTGGTCGCTGTCGTCGACGGTCGGGGGCGTCACCCATCACCCTCCGTTATGTAGAACGGGTACACCATATTCGCCAGGGCGTTCGTCGAGCGGACCCGGTAGTCGATATCGATGAGTATCTTGTTCGGCTCGTCCTCGTCGGTGTAGGCGTCGACGCCCTCGATATCGATACGGGGCTCCCAGCGGACCAGTGCTTCGCGAACCGAGGTCTCGATGACGTTCAGCGTCGCCGGCGTCGCCGCGGAGTAGACGTGGTCGTGGATATCACAGCCAAAGTCCGGGCGCATCACCCGCTCGCCTTTCGCCGTCCCGAGGATGATGCGGATGGATTCGGTGATGTCGTCGTCGGCCGCCGAGAGCTGGATGTCCCCTCGATGGTCGGGCTTGACGGGGTATGACCACCCCTTTCCCAGAAAGTCCTCCGACATGGCTCAGCCGATGAGGACGGTGGTGTCACCGCTGAGGATGGTGTTCGGTGGTCCACTCTCGATTATCTTATCGCCCATCCGTGCGGCGGGCATCCCGTTTATCAGCACGCTGGTCGACCCCTTGCCGACCACGCCGCCGACGTGGGGGGCCAGCCCGGAGGTGAGCGGACAGACGTGCATGTCCATCCCGGCACGCCAGGCGGGCTTGCCGCCGATGAGGACGTTCGGGCTGCCTGTGCCGCCGCTCAACGGCTTCCCGTGAGCGGTCGAGTCGCCGAGTCTGGCTGCTGGTTTCATGGGTCAGTTGAGCTGGATTATCGCGCCCTTGATCTGGAGCGGGCCGGTCGCGTTCACGTTCATGAGGCCGCTGCTGTTGAGGTCGAACTTCCCGCTGCTCGAGAAGGTCATCTGCCCGTTACTGTTCAGGTAGATTCCGCCGTTACTGTTTATTTCGACGGAATTCGACCCGTCGATGGCGATATCGTCGGCGGAGAGAGCGATTTCGCTGTTGGCGTCGACCTCCACGGAGCCGCTCCCGGAGTCGAGCGTGATGCTGTTGTCGTTGTTCTCGTCGCGGATGCGGATCGTCTCCGATCCGCCCGAATCGTCGATTACGATCTCGTTGCCCGCGCTGGTCTGGACGGTGATGCTCCCCTCGTCGGCGTCGTCGAAGGCGATCTTGTGGTCGCTACGGGACCGCACCTCTCGGATGTCGTTGTTCCCGTCGCTGTTCTTCTGTGGCGGTTTCTGCTTCCCGTTCCACAGCGACCCGATGACGAACGGTCTGTGGATGTCACCGTTCTCGAAGGCCACGAGCACCTCGTCCTCGACTTCGGGGAGGAAGTAGGTCCCGTACTGCTTGCCCGCCATCTCCGTCGCGATTCGGGCCCAGTAGCTCTCGTCGTCGGCGTCACGCCACGGGAAACTGAGCTTCACCCGTCCGAGGTCCTGTGGGTCCTCGTTGTCGGTGACGATGCCGACCGCGACGCCGTTGATACCGCCCTCGGAGGCCTGTTCACCGCCAAAGAAGTCGCGGTGGTTCATCCGGACACCTCGGTTGCCTCGAAGGTCGTTCGGTAGCCGCTGGCACCCATCCGGTGGGTCGCGTTGGTGACGTGGTAGGTCCCGGAGAACCGCGACCCGAGCTCCGCCAGGTCGACCGTTACCCCCGCCCGGAGCTCGGGAATCCCGTCGGTCTCACCGTGTGCCTGTACGGTTCCGCCGGACAGCTGATTCAGCTTCGTTTCGGCTATCTGTTCCGCTTCGTCGCGTGACATGGCTGGTATTCTGAAAACCTCCTTGTGTGTCGCAGT
The Halomicroarcula saliterrae genome window above contains:
- a CDS encoding phage baseplate assembly protein V, which produces MNHRDFFGGEQASEGGINGVAVGIVTDNEDPQDLGRVKLSFPWRDADDESYWARIATEMAGKQYGTYFLPEVEDEVLVAFENGDIHRPFVIGSLWNGKQKPPQKNSDGNNDIREVRSRSDHKIAFDDADEGSITVQTSAGNEIVIDDSGGSETIRIRDENNDNSITLDSGSGSVEVDANSEIALSADDIAIDGSNSVEINSNGGIYLNSNGQMTFSSSGKFDLNSSGLMNVNATGPLQIKGAIIQLN
- a CDS encoding PAAR domain-containing protein, translating into MKPAARLGDSTAHGKPLSGGTGSPNVLIGGKPAWRAGMDMHVCPLTSGLAPHVGGVVGKGSTSVLINGMPAARMGDKIIESGPPNTILSGDTTVLIG
- a CDS encoding GPW/gp25 family protein produces the protein MSEDFLGKGWSYPVKPDHRGDIQLSAADDDITESIRIILGTAKGERVMRPDFGCDIHDHVYSAATPATLNVIETSVREALVRWEPRIDIEGVDAYTDEDEPNKILIDIDYRVRSTNALANMVYPFYITEGDG
- a CDS encoding putative baseplate assembly protein, which translates into the protein MGIDVPNLDDRDYEAYLEQAKKLIPAYSEEWTDFNPHDPGITILEVLAWVTETHTYQLDQITDAHREKYLQLMGYHRRLQEPATAPVVLSPPSSAAGERLPAGSRLLVTDGTDERYRFETDHDLVLTDASLARLVTADRNGVTDNSQENNTDGMFYRPFGNPVERGDELYLGFDGDPFAAGRSLTLVANYHDENLPAPTPADPGDPDFEPTVSLQWAYRPPGADGWRPLTVAEDRTTTLYEGGAIELFAPDDAPRMDDGAPFDVTDSAHVWIRCRVERAGYEIPPQLDAIEPNTVAASHRVHVGDETLSQVSGLGEPTALNGQTYELEHTPVFSAEIRVDGAPFVEVADFDASGPTDPHYRLDRETGRVTFGDGEQGRVPPADATVTADYVYGGGEDGCVSPDAVWQFESPGTTLDGGTLLGDLDVAAAGAATGGRDRETITGAVERLRRDLRSPDRGVTITDYETLAARTPGVRVGQTNVVVDGETVTVVVVPYAPPDVPRPTPSEGFLGTVEQYVTERATLGDRVTVTGPTYVGLDVTVSGQAHPRYTDDGYEADVRATLDSLVHPLVAGGWPFGRSLSTADIAERVADLDGIDYVSDVDITAHGGTTRDDTIAIGPRELFAVVDVTTELSMAAGDGGR
- a CDS encoding putative baseplate assembly protein, which produces MTPPTVDDSDQEALFEALLERADVYTDEWDPTTADTGRTLLRIFSTFEADVRNRLNSVPEKHRIAFLDVLGFERRPPKAARVPLTVHVPDDLDRNVVIPGGTQAVSESGDDTQLFELPRDRGFEATGATLTDAVAVDPAADSIVDHSAVVDGDAVELFEGTDDQQHHLYVASGQTLTLNPGSSFAVTAELDVDNDAFAEAVVWEYYGEDATGEEGWHRLRPPRPGRDRAAESSIEAYKQRLRDRVEAGDDGAGSQAASAHTASDGSAYEATFELPGEVVEHTINGVESRWLRCRLVDDDADLLSVSMRDLSLHAGQTDDASGLDPDFMLSNDVPLSAEKGPLKPLGELPQPPTAFYVACEEAFTKPGGTATLEFAPPGGPVTVADGEGGTTTDGEASGRRGTDVGVLGGAPRLSWEYWNGEGWVQLGDIEDGTDTFHEAGTVTFSVPDDIEATTVSGHENVWVRARLVSGNYGQPGLNVPEVEGFDGTDGDLDPPVFGDVTVHYEHSGQPFDAVFRHNNAAYSEDLTDHAEAYVPFRDLPDTSQTLYLGFDDALRDGPLTLFAPVEDTTYPQSFDPGMEWEYCTAPSEFSWSELDVRDRTGGFTERGIVSLTVPSETTAFELFGRRRHWIRVRTTQDEFDRPDDAEGSRDSATAETAADRTSRTTAPPVLEGLHLNTRWAYNKRTVEDEVLGSSDGSHDQSFRCAHAPMMSIDVWVDESETLSAGERRDLLADRPDAVDRVSDERGDLAAFWVRWQRVDDFLDSGPTDRHYVVNKTLGTVDFGDGDAGAIPPSGQDNVRATYTTGGGSDGNVDARTITDLKSPISLVDDVSNPESADGGADTESIEALVSRSANRLKHRRRAVTPADYEQVALSEFRELSTVKCETTAAGGETRVTVIIVPETERDKPVPSMALKHQVRDTLTDHAPATVVESDEMDIVVRGPGYAEISVEATVRAPTVKSVSLLKQRIRRELDDYLHPLTGRDGGGWEFGTLPDPETLVERIDGIAEVAASLDVTTYVETSGERRALTGRQAEEALPQNTLVCSGTHRLRVTMGD